NNNNNNNNNNNNNNNNNNNNNNNNNNNNNNNNNNNNNNNNNNNNNNNNNNNNNNNNNNNNNNNNNNNNNNNNNNNNNNNNNNNNNNNNNNNNNNNNNNNNNNNNNNNNNNNNNNNNNNNNNNNNNNNNNNNNNNNNNNNNNNNNNNNNNNNNNNNNNNNNNNNNNNNNNNNNNNNNNNNNNNNNNNNNNNNNNNNNNNNNNNNNNNNNNNNNNNNNNNNNNNNNNNNNNNNNNNNNNNNNNNCCCCCCCTGGGAAGGAGCTTTTCGCTGATGtggcacccctcccccttttttcacctctttctccaccttcccttgttgttctctcgttcttcccctccccctaccctACACGCGTGCAGAGTCATAGAGGAACGTGCCACTATTCATCTCCGttgctctttccttccctccctccctccctaaGCCACTTGACCGCATTAACGCATATTAAAGCTGAATTTCAGTCGGGTCTTTGTGTCTCGGTCTGTGAGGCGTTCACATCTGCAggacctcctccctccacaaAACTCACGCGCCTCACTAaaccctctcttttcgcgtCTGACGGACTGACGGACTGActggctgtgtgtgtgtgtgtgtgtgtgtacgccaGTGTATCAGCATCGTTGttgcctctgctgcggctgctgtttGCCTCTCCCTGTGTGCTTGCTGTGCAACAAGTTGGAGCAGCGCTctactcccccctcccttctcatTCCTGAATAGACACACTTATTCACCCGCTCCCCCACAAATGGTGAAGGAGACCGGCTATTACAACGCCCTCGGCGTGAGCCCCGACGCGGGCGAGGATGAGATCAAGCGCGCCTACCGCAAGCTGGCGCTTAAGTACCATCCGGACAAGAATACCGAACCTGGTGCGCAGGAGAAGTTCAAAGAGGTGTCGGTCGCGTACGAGTGCCTGTCGGACCCCGAAAAGCGCAAGCGCTATGACCAGTTCGGCAAGGACGCGGTGGAGATGcagggcggcggtgtcgaccCGAGCGACATCTTCGCGAGTTTCTttggaggtggtggccgccCGCGCGGCGAGCCGAAGCCGAAGGACATTGTGCACgagctgccggtgccgctggaggCCTTTTACTGCGGCAAGACCATCAAGCTCGCCATCACCCGCGACCGGCTGTGCTCACAGTGCAACGGCACCGGGTCCAAGGTGGCTGGCGTGAGTGCCACATGCAAGGACTGCGGTGGCCGAGGTGTGCGGATGGTGACTCGCCAGCTACAGCCCGGGTTTATTCAGCAGATACAAACTGCGTGCCCGGCGTGCAAGGGCAAGGGCACAAGCctgcgagaggaggacaagTGTCTCAGCTGCCGTGGCCAGCAGATCCACAAGGACAAGAAGGTGttcgaggtggtggtggagaagggcaTGCACCGTGGCGACAGCGTCACCTTCAGCGGGGAGGGTGACCAGATCCCTAGCGTCAAGCTCTCCGGCGACATCATCATCATTCTGGACCAGAAGCCGCACCCGAACTTCATCCGCAAGGGCAACCACCTCCTCATGGAGCACACCATCTCCCTCGCTGAGGCCCTCACTGGCTTTTCACTGAACATTACGCAGCTCGACGGCCGCGAGCTagccgtctcctcctccgccggcACCGTCATCGACCCTGCTACTATGTACAGCGTGAACCGCGAGGGTATGCCTGTCGCACACACTGGCGGCATGGAGCGCGGCGACCTCATCCTCCACTTCCGCGTCGTCTTTCCCAAGACGCTGCGGCCGACGGCCgtgccggagctgcgcaagatgCTCGGCtacccgcagcagccgccgaCCAAGGACGGTGCcgagacgcacacgctgcaggagTCGCACGTCGATCTGGAAAAGGAGGCACGCCGCAACGCCtacgacgacgatggcgaccAGCCGCGCGTGCAGACGGCCGGCTGCGCGCAGCAGTGATAGTAGGGCAACTACGCACTATATGGGACGTGTGGGGCCCGCTGATGTGTGGCAACGTGGGCGGGAGGCGCGGCGGAAGACGCAGCGACGCCCGTCCTGTGAAGGAATGGGCGAAACAGTCGCtcgggagggggtggcggggtggaaggcagagagaTGGCAAGCGGCCAAAGGAGGATGcgagtgaagagagagagagacgcagggAGCGCTTGAGTGACTCACACATACCCACGCACCGACACAGAGAGCGGCACGCGCCAGTGTCACTTCTTATTGGGCTCACGAGCGGTACTTGGGCACGTACCGACTGTTGTGCGCATCTTCTTGTGCGGGTTT
This portion of the Leishmania panamensis strain MHOM/PA/94/PSC-1 chromosome 27 sequence genome encodes:
- a CDS encoding heat shock protein DNAJ, putative (TriTrypDB/GeneDB-style sysID: LpmP.27.2430); amino-acid sequence: MVKETGYYNALGVSPDAGEDEIKRAYRKLALKYHPDKNTEPGAQEKFKEVSVAYECLSDPEKRKRYDQFGKDAVEMQGGGVDPSDIFASFFGGGGRPRGEPKPKDIVHELPVPLEAFYCGKTIKLAITRDRLCSQCNGTGSKVAGVSATCKDCGGRGVRMVTRQLQPGFIQQIQTACPACKGKGTSLREEDKCLSCRGQQIHKDKKVFEVVVEKGMHRGDSVTFSGEGDQIPSVKLSGDIIIILDQKPHPNFIRKGNHLLMEHTISLAEALTGFSLNITQLDGRELAVSSSAGTVIDPATMYSVNREGMPVAHTGGMERGDLILHFRVVFPKTLRPTAVPELRKMLGYPQQPPTKDGAETHTLQESHVDLEKEARRNAYDDDGDQPRVQTAGCAQQ